GACAACAATTGAACGTCTCACAATCAACACAATGCACATGTGTCTtatccagcagcttgtcgcAGCTGTTGCACTTTGGGGGTCCCTCAGGAATAGACCCTACCTCAGGTTTAGTCACAGGTTCAGGATCGGCCACAGCGACATAGGCATGTCCTGTTTTATGCTTCTTCGGACTAGAGGCACCTGCAGTGGTATGTGATTCAATAGGGTACCGTGTACTATCTGGTGAATCACGTTCAGTTGTGGTAGGGCTGATATTTTCTGTGGGCTGATTATTCCGTGTCGATGGAGGCGACAGAGACTCCTCGGGTGCAGGAATTCCCCAAGCACAAGATTTTGACCTGGCAGAGGGAGAGCTTGTGGTGGGGGTTTCCTGAGCTGCCAGGAACTCCTCCGAAAAGGTCATCTGTTCTGTCTTGGCGCAGATATTGTCAAGGTCGTCCTGTCGAAGTGAAGGAAAATTTTCTTCAGTCTTCACCAGCGGTTTGGGAATCCAGGGCTTGGGATGTTTTACAACCGACGGCTTAAAAGAACCTCCTGAAGCTGCCGCGTAGCTGCGGTTGGGGGTAGATGCTGTGGACACGGATGTCGCAGTTTTGATGTTCTGTTTTACCGGCTCGTCTTCCTCGTGAATCCCAATGCAAAAGCTCTCCCATTCTGGCTCTCGATAGATCTTGTCACGCAACTCGCTAACGTATTCGCAGGGCTCATATATACCAGACTGGGTCAAGGCGTAGACTACAGGGACACTGTCCAGGCTGTTGATGCAAGAGCTGACGTGTTTGGGGATAGACGTTGTCTTCGTCCCTGCGGGAATTCGGAACTGCACAAGGGTAGAGAAAAGCTCTGGTTTCAGTTTGCCAGCTGAGCCAAGTTGCAGTTTTGGGGAAGCAGTCTTCTTGGGACCTTTGAGAAAGCCTTCTTCAATAATATCAACGTCTTCCGAACCCTGAGACTTGTTGGCCTGTTCCAGAGTGTCCAGTTTCAACTTTAGAGCCCAGACGTCGCCCCTGAGAGCGGCGATCTCCTCACTAGCCCGCTGCTTGATTTCGTCCATCTCTTCCTCAAGGTATGCACGCATCTGGAGCACCGAGTCCGCCACCGTCTCCAGCTTTTCATGGGCCACATGGTCTCTGATGGCATTCATCTGGTTGGTAGGACGAATGTACCACTTGGGCGAGTTGGCCGCTTTCAGCGACAACCAGTTTCCGACCACAGCCTCGTCGACCGGGATCCATCGCTCGGAGCCTTCCGTCAATGCCATTTCATATCCCTTGAAGGTCTGTGGGGCCTTCTCGAACAGCTCCTGGAAGTAGCTGTCGAACTCAGCCAGCGTGCGGAAATGCAAACCGGGCTCAATAGACACAGATTCTTTGGTGCCCGCGTCGGAGCCAGGCTGTAGAATGACTCTTCTCATGGTCGTAGGACGAGTAGTTGTTCGATGAAGAGCTAGTCCGATAATAGTTGACCATGATGTGTTGGGTGCATTAAAAATGCATTAAATATGCATACACAAAATTACCATAATAATAAATTAAACATCAAATTATAgataaataaataaatattcTAGAACGACGCTGCGGAGAGAGCGGGCTCGACTATAAATATTCTAGAACGACGCTGCGGAGAAAGCGGGCTCGATTATAAACATTCTAGAACGACACTGCACAGAAAGCGGGCTCGACAACGATGAACTCTGTGGATACCCGCGTGAGCCAGGACATGACCAGAGCGTTGAACTTGAAGTCGTCCAGATTGTCCACAAAATCAGACCGCGACTTGAGTGCCGAATCCGCCTTGCGCTTCTGCTCAGGTTTCCACGTTTTGACAGACGTGGGATCCATGGTCTGCGCAAAAAAGCCAAACATGTGTCGGATGTATGAGGAAGGCTTCTCAGACTGATGGGAAAAGTCCACCAGATTGTCCAAGAATGTAGCATCGAGAATGCTTCTATCAGCAGAGCACCGCGACGCCAACTCACCGGCAGTCTTGCCTTGAATGTACTCTCGTAGAAAAAACACGGAGGCACAAGAGTGACCAAGCTTGCTCATAGTGTTATCTGTGCCACAAAAGAGAGCTTGCAAAACTCGAGTCTGTGCAGACTTGAGGTCCACAGTGTCACATACCAACTCTAGGGCCTGTTCGACCGTGAACTCATCCTTGCCAAGCAAGCAAGCCATGCCGGCATATGCAGCACTGGTGTCGGACTGCAACGAGTCCAGCGAGGAGTCCGAAGACACCAGCAAAAGTAGCCTGAACAGAAATTCGATGCAGTCGGGCTCAATAAGCTGAGCCATAGTGTCGAAAAAGTCAGCCAACGATTCGGCGCTTCTGTATCGGAAGGGAGGGGGAGGCTGGGGAGTTTTGGCTGTCTTGGAGGGAGaggccatggagaaggaggcagGACTATCAAAAGAGCCGATGAGACTGAAAGGCGAATCCATTCTAAGTGCCTTGACGGGAGTAATCGGAGTATTACTAGACATTCTGCCTGGCCGTTTGGGCTTGACCGGAGTACAAGGCATGCTTTCAGTTCGTCGACTCTTGTTGAGAACAGAGTAAGCACTAGCCTGGTTCTCACAACTACCCTTCCGCTTGTCCCAGTATCTCAGTCCAATCGCCTTCATGACCTTCTCCATGTGGTCCCGAGTGAGCTTCGTATCAGCCTTCTGCAAATGAGGGACAATGTGCTGTCGCTCGACACTGGAAGTCTCACGTGCAAGCTTCACCAGAAGCCACTGAACATCGATCGTGCTAAACTCTAGATCGACAGCCTGTCGAGGAAGCACCTGCGAGGGTCTCAGGGACGCCTCATTCATCACCCTGAGAAGCTTGTGACGAGGCGCGAAACCGATGCTTTCAGTATCGTTGGAAAATACCTCGACATCAGCGGTTTCACACTCTATGAGAGGAGCATCCATCAACTGTTGCTTCCGCTtagtctcctcctcctcctcaagctTCTTGTAGTaagcctccttcttctcctgatgctgctggattctctcagcctccttgagtTTGGCAGCCTGGTACTTGACGGccacctcgtcctcagGCGCGTTGCTTCCTCCACGAGGCGTAGTGCTCGACGAAGTCTGATTCACCTCCTTTAGAATCTCCGCCAGTCTGTCTTCGGCTCGCTGCTTGACATCCACATCGTTGTACGATATCTTGAGCTCAGGATCACTTTCGCTGTCCATGTCAAAGCCATCAAAGTAGCTGGTGCTTCCCGGACAGTCACTATCGAAAAGGCCATGGTCAGAGTCTGGCGATTTCGGGTTATCAGGGGATCTCTTGTTATTAACAGTTCGCAGAGGTCGGGGTTTAGTGGGCGACGAGAAAAGTCCGTCGGACAATAGGTCCTGTGCGGAGGAAAGAGACATGGAAGTCGGGTCCGCAGTGTGCACATACCGTTGTACCTTCACCGGCGATGAAAAGACACCTTCGCTAGAAAGATCTTGCGCGGGCGAAAGTGTCGAATCGTCACTAGAAAGATCTTGCGTGGGCGAAAGTGGCGAAGCAGTCATTGTGGGAGAGCTGCTAAAGTAATACTGAATGTTTTTGTTCCGGCTTGCAGAAATCGGACTGTCGGAATGCGTTTCCGGGATGACTTTTGAAGACGTATTTTTGAGAGTAGATCTCCTGCGAGGTGATGTCTTCCTGGGAGTCTTTCTCACAAGAGCAGCCTTCCGGGGGGTCGATGGTCTCGGTATCGACTTGCAGGGCGCTGGCGTTATCTCGCTTTTCTTCATTAGGATTTCCAGTTTCACTGCACCTTCCTTTTTGGTGGCTCTTCGTTTGGGAGATCTAGTGTTTCCACCCTCCACAGAACGCTTCTTTTTCCTGTCTAGCGGAGTGCTATTGATGATGCGACAATGGAAATCTCTCAGTTGATGGTTGATATCCACGGGCGAGGTCTCAGAGCTGCTAATAATGATCACCGAGCTGCCACTGGGCTTAACCGTCGTATCATCCTGTCCTTCGCAGGGATTCGTCGTCGCCTGCTGAAGATGATAGAATCTCGGGGTGCTCCGTTTTGGGAATATCTGAACGATAGTTTGAGATCGAACAAAGGACCTAAACTTATCTGGCACAGATCGGTTCAGCCTTGCTCATGAAAGGACTCTCGCTTCATGGCGGGCGCATCTTCCTGTCCTCCACAGGATtcgtcgtcgctgctgAAGATGATAGGCATCTTGTTGTGCCCCCATCTATCTTCCACCTCCGCAGGATTCGGTCGTCGGGTGCTGAATATTATATAACATTTTGGGGTACTCTGTTTTACTTTACGGATATCTGACGGACTGTTCGAGAGCGAACGAAGGACCTTCAAACTTATCTCCGCACAGTGCGGTTCAGTTGTTTCATGAAAATGACTCGCGCTTCAAGGGCGGTCCGTATCTTCTTGACACGGACCCTCGGGGGAGTGTCATGTCGCTCTGATGATGATAATCTCTTGGGTGCTCCGTCTATCTGACAACTGATTACTGAGATCGAAACGAAGGCCCTTCAAACTTATCTCCCACAGTGCGGTTCAGCTTGTCCATGAACGACTCCTGCTTCATCACGGTCGGTATCTCGACAGGATCCTCAGGCGGAGTCTGGTAATCTGTGTCGGAGCTGAAACTGCTGCCAGAGTTGGAACCGCTGCCAAAAAGTTGCTTTTTGTGCTTTGCAAGGGGTGTTGTGAGGTAGGAACTGGACATGCCTGACTCTGGTGTTTCTTGAACCGCAGTCACTGGACgtgagctgctggccagACAGGTCGGGCGGAGGTCCTTTGGGGTCGATTTGATCGGCGACTTTCGCAGTTTCCTCAAGAGCGGTTTATTTGGCCATTTGTTTGACATTTTCTTTGATTCGGATGAGAGCGCAGGTCGTTTCGAGGCGAGAAGCTTGCccttggagaagctgaGGAAGCTCTGTTTGTCCTTCATTTTGGCCTTGCTTCTTGGCCGACGCTGTTTGTCCTTCATTTTGCAAGTCGAATTGTCCATCAAACCGAAGAGGAAGGGCTCTCTTGGGCCACAAAACTTGGTGATTTCGCGATGTAGTTGAGTGGAATAAAAGAGGTGCTGCTGCATAAACTCTGTCTCGTGTACGCGTTCTGCCCTAATGTGCAGCATAATGGAGGTACGCGTTTGgcaagaaaaaacaaactgtgttgtacgagtacgataccaCCATAGAGAAAGGTGGAGGAATGGC
The Yarrowia lipolytica chromosome 1A, complete sequence genome window above contains:
- a CDS encoding uncharacterized protein (Compare to YALI0A13673g, highly similar to uniprot|Q6CGE4 Yarrowia lipolytica YALI0A20020g); this encodes MRRVILQPGSDAGTKESVSIEPGLHFRTLAEFDSYFQELFEKAPQTFKGYEMALTEGSERWIPVDEAVVGNWLSLKAANSPKWYIRPTNQMNAIRDHVAHEKLETVADSVLQMRAYLEEEMDEIKQRASEEIAALRGDVWALKLKLDTLEQANKSQGSEDVDIIEEGFLKGPKKTASPKLQLGSAGKLKPELFSTLVQFRIPAGTKTTSIPKHVSSCINSLDSVPVVYALTQSGIYEPCEYVSELRDKIYREPEWESFCIGIHEEDEPVKQNIKTATSVSTASTPNRSYAAASGGSFKPSVVKHPKPWIPKPLVKTEENFPSLRQDDLDNICAKTEQMTFSEEFLAAQETPTTSSPSARSKSCAWGIPAPEESLSPPSTRNNQPTENISPTTTERDSPDSTRYPIESHTTAGASSPKKHKTGHAYVAVADPEPVTKPEVGSIPEGPPKCNSCDKLLDKTHVHCVDCETFNCCQECFKMANQAHPKEHTFELYIYQ